In Chryseobacterium scophthalmum, the genomic stretch CTTCATTTTCAGCAATAAAATCTTTCACTTCATCCAAAGAAGAATATCTGCTGAAATTAATCACAGAAAGCGGACTGAATAATTGGGCATCTTCTTTCAACATTACAAAATTATTATCCCAGAATTTATCCTGATTTAAAAGGTAAACGGCTCTGTTGTAATCGTAATTATTGGCGTATTTGTTATGATTGATAATTTCTTTAAAGTCTAAGAAACTCTCAAACAATCTGTCGATTACAAAATCCTGCGGAATAAAAATTCGGGTCACATTTCTGCATCCCAAACCAAAATACTGGAAAATATCATGAGCCAAAAGTTTCAGTTCTTCTTCCGTTTCCTCACCTTTCAAAACCGCGATCGAGGTTCTGTTTTTACGGATAATGCTTAGATGATTCTTAAAATAATATTCCAGATATCTTGCCGTATTATTGCTTCCTGTAGCAATCACCGCATCAAAATTTTCTAATCTTTCAACCAATTCAAAATTGATTGCTTCTTCAGAAAATTCGTTCCATTTTTTAAGTAAAAACGGAAGCATTGTTTTATCTTTTGATGATAACTTGATTAGAGGAATGTGATTGCTTAAGATCACAGAGATCACATCATGTAAACCTACCAAAGGAATGTTTCCGGCAAGAATTAATCCTACTTTTTTTGAAGTTTTAGATGGTGAATAGTGCTGCAACCATTCATTTATATTTTCTTCAGTCAGCAATTCAGACCATTGCTTCAAAGCATATTTCTGATTATCAGCCGTAAACCACGGATTTTCAATTTCTGATTTCTTCAACACTTGTTGAAATTCAGCATCATTCTCATTATAATATTCAGAATTCTTTGCTAAAAACTCTTTTATATAAGCACTTAATTTATTTAGTCCTAAAACTCTACTTTCGATATTCATAATTACTGTAAAATTGGGGAATATTTTGTAATTTTGTGCAAATTTAAAAAAAATTAGCGATGGCTATTAAAATAACTGATGAATGCATTAATTGTGGGGCTTGCGAACCAGAATGTCCAAACAATGCAATATATGAAGGAGCGGTAGATTGGAAAGCATCCGAGGGTACTGAACTTTCAGGAACTGTAACTTTACCATCAGGTCTTACAGTTGACGCAGATGCACCACAGGAACCTGTGAGTGACGATGTTTATTTTATTGTAACAGATAAGTGTACAGAATGTAAAGGCTTCCATGAGGAGCCACAGTGTGCCGCGGTTTGCCCGGTAGATTGCTGTGTTCCGGATGAAGATCATGTAGAATCTGACGAAGCTTTGCTAAATAAAAAAGCTTTCTTACACGGTGAATAAAAACTACCGTCTCATAGATTATGAGACGGTTTTATTTTATATTTAAATTAAATCTCTTCAAATAGTAATAATGAAACCGCAAATTTTCTCTATCTTGAGTAAAATTTGCAAAAACAACAAGTAAAATTATGAGCAAAAAGCACAATTTCAGCGCAGGACCATGTATCTTACCTCAGGAAGTATTTGAAAAATCGGCAGAAGCTATTTTAGATTTCAACGGGATTGGTTTATCAATTCTTGAGATTTCGCACAGAAGTAAAGATTTTGTTGCGGTAATGGATGAAGCTCGTGCGATTGTAAAGAGACTGATGAATCTTGGTGATGATTATGAAGTTTTGTATTTGGGAGGCGGTGCAAGTCTTCAATTTGCAATGGTGCCTTACAATTTGATGAAAGTAGGCGGAAAAGCTGCTTATCTTGATACAGGAACTTGGGCTGCAGGAGCTATAAAAGAGGCTAAAAAAGTAGGAAGTGTAGATATTGTAGGTTCTTCTAAAGAAGAAAACTATTCTTTCATTCCTAAAGATTATAAAATAGGTGCAGAATATGATTATTTCCACTGTACCTCAAACAATACAATCTACGGAACTCAAATGAAAACTTTCCCTGAAGTGGAAACTTTGATGGTTTGCGACATGAGTTCTGATATTTTCTCAAGACAATTAGATTTCTCTAAATTTGATTTGATCTACGCCGGAGCTCAGAAAAATATGGGACCTGCAGGGGTAACTTTAGTGGTTGTAAAAAAGGAAATTCTTGAAAAATCAGGAAGAGAAAACATGCCTTCTTATTTCGATTATTCTCAGCACATTGCAAAAGAGTCAATGTACAATACTCCACCGGTTTTCCCTGTTTATGCATCTTTATTGACTTTACAGTATTTAGAAAAAAATGGAGGAATTGCAGCAGCAGAAGCAAGAAATGAAGCGAAAGCTAAATTATTGTACGACGAAATAGATTCTAATCCTTTGTTTGAAACGTTCTGTGTAAAAGAAGACCGTTCTTTGATGAATGTTTCTTTCAAATTAATTGATGAAAACAAGAAAGAAGAATTCGATGCGGCATGGAAAGCTGCGGGAATCAATGGATTAAACGGGCACAGAAGTTTGGGTGGTTACAGAGCAAGTATGTATAACGCATTGCCAATAGAAAGTGTACAGGTTTTGGTAGATGTAATGAAATCTATTAAGTAATTTTAGAATTAAAAAATTCAACGATTAAAAGATTATTATCATTGTTAAAATTTTCTTAATTTGCGACCCGATTTTAATTTTTAAATATTTTATTTTTTAATCTTTAAATCAAATTTAATAATAAATGAGAGTTTTAGCTAACGACGGAATCTCCAAAGCTGGAGAAATCGCTTTAAAAGAAGCAGGAATTGAGTTACTCGACAATAGAGTTGCTCAGGATCACGTTATCAATTTCATTAATGAAAATAACGTAGATGTTCTTTTGGTGCGAAGTGCTACCAAAGTTAGACAAGATTTGATTGATGCTTGTCCGAATCTTAAAATCATCGGAAGAGGCGGAATCGGTATGGATAATATCGATGTTGAATATGCTATTGAAAAAGGATTATATGTCATCAATACACCAACTGCTTCATCAAAATCGGTGGCAGAGCTGGTTTTTGCACATTTCTTTTCTTTAGCTAGATTTTTACATGAATCTAACCGATTGATGCCATTGGAAGGAGATACTCATTTCAGTGCGATGAAAAAATCTTTCAGCAAAGCGTACGAACTTTCGGGCAAAACTTTAGGAGTAATTGGTTTCGGAAGTATCGGTCAGGAAGTAGTAAAAATGGGAATCTCTTTAGGGATGAAAGTAAAAGTTCTGACCAGAAAACCCAGAACAGAAGTTTTAAGCTTAGAATTTTTCGACGGACAAAAACTAAACTTTGAAATTACTTCTACGAATGATACCGAAGAGTTTTTAAAAGATACAGACTTTATCAGTATCAATACACCAAAAACTGACGAGTATATTATTGATACTCCACAGTTTGAAAAAATGAAAGATGGTGTTTACATCGTCAATACCGCAAGAGGAGGCGTCATCAATGAAGTTACTTTGCTCGATTTTATCGAATCTGGTAAAGTTGCAGGAGCCGCTCTTGATGTTTTTGAAAACGAACCATCGCCTGAACTGATTTTATTGATGAATCCGAACCTGTCTCTTACACCGCATTTAGGAGGAAATACTATAGATGCACAAGAAAAGATCGGTGTAGAACTTGCCCATCAGATTATTGAAATTAAAAAGAAACTATAAATTATATATGCCAGTTTTTAAACCTTTCCGTGGAATACGACCTCATAAAGATCATGAGGCAACGTTTCCTACTCATCCTTTAGATAATTTCACACAAGCTGAAATTGCTGAAAAAGCACAAAAAGAAAAAACTTACATCAATATGATTAAACCCTATGTTGTAAGTAAATCTAAAGATGTTGACCGGAATTTAAGGAAAATCCGTACTACTTTTGAAGAACTTCTGGAAGACAAAACCTTAGTTCAGGATAGCTCTGCCTATTATCTTTATGAGCAGATTTATCCAAACAAACAGATATTCAGAGGGCTTCTTGGCTTATCGAGCATTGAAGATTTCTGGAACGGAAAAATAAAAAGGCACGAAAGTACCATCCCTCAAAGAAAAGAAAAGCTGGCGCATTATCTTGATAAAGTAAATCTTCAGGCAGAACCTGTTTTGCTGACTTATCCGTCAAATTCAAAAATTGAATTGCTGATGAATCATGAAGAAAAAAATGTTCCGATTTTCAATCATGTTGATACCATTGGAATCAGACATAAAATCTGGAGAATCGATAACCGTCTGAAACTGCAGCAATTCAAAGAAGTGATCGATCAGATCGAATCTTTTTATATTGCCGATGGTCACCACAGAATTGGTTCTACAGCACTTCACGCAAAGCGTCTTAAAGAAAAAAACAAACGCCACAACGGAACTGAAGCGTATAATTTTGTCTATAGTTTTATTGTTTCCAATCAATCAATTAAAATTCACGATTACAACAGAATTCTGAGCAGCATTGGAGATTTATCCACTGAAGATTTCTTGAAAAAATTGGAGAAATATTTCCTTATTCACGAAAAAGATCAGACTCCGTACTACCCTTCTCAGAAATTCCATATTTCAATGTATTTAGATGGGAAATTCTATTCACTTCACGTAAAACACGATTTGCGTTCTCCGGAAATGTCTCTTGATAATTTGGATCATCATATTTTAGATAAATATATCATTAAAGACATCTTAAATATTGAAGATTCTGACAGCTCAGATCAGATTATGTATGTGAAAGGAACTTCCAATATTGAAGGAATCAATTTACTCAAAGAAAAGATCGACAATGGCGAAGGGAAAGTAGGTTTCGGGATCTATCCTGTAAGCTTTAATGATATGATTAAAATATCAGATTTAAAGCTTCGTATGCCTCCAAAATGTACATTTATTGAGCCTAAACTGGTTACTGCATTATTAATGTACGATATGAAGCCATAATTATCTAATTTTTATTTATTTTTATGCTCCGAAAAGAAAACGGTCAGTAAAAATGAAAAAAATCTTACTTATCATATTTCCACTCTTTTTGAGTGGATTTTTATTTTCTCAGAAAAAAACTCCGGCAAAAAAGCCAAAACCAATCGCTAAATTCAACTATCACGAAGAGTTTAAGAAAATTTCTGACGAAATTTTTCTTCACGGAACCGCTTATGACAATCTTGGTGAATTAACAAAAGGAATTGGTTCAAGATTCAGTGCGACATCTGGTTACACAAAAGCTACAGAATGGGCTGAAAAAAACTTAAAAGAAGCCGGAGCAGAAAATATCTGGAAACAGGAAGTAAGAGTTCCTATTTGGATCAGAGGAAAAGAATCTTTACAAATAAAAACTTCCAGTGGTGATTGGAAAACCATAAAAATGCTTTCTTTCGGGAATTCAGAAGGTACGAAAGGAAAAGATCTAATTGCGGATATTCTTTTGGTGAAAGATGTTCAGGAACTGGTGAATCTGAGAGCTTCCGATGCAAAAGATAAAATCATTTTTGTCAACTATCCTATCGATCCTACGGTAATAAGTACAGTAGATTCTTATATGATTGCAGCCAAATCTAAGCTTATTTCGGCATCCGTTATTGGTCAGAAAGGAGCAAAAGCTTTAATCATAAGATCATTAACTACGGCTTCAGATGATATTCCGCATGCAAAACAGGTGTATTATGAACCGGATGATAAAACAAGAATTCCGGCAATGACCATTGGAGTTCGTTCTGCAGATGAACTTGAAAATCTTCTTAAAAAAACGTCTGTTAAAGCTAAAATTAATATGTCTGCTGAATCAAAAGGTGAAACAATTAATCACAATATTATCGGTGAAATTCCAGGAAAAAAAGATTCTAAGGTAATTGTTCTCGGAGCTCAGCTCGATTCATGGGATTTTGCAGAAGGCGCACATGATGACGGAACCGGAGTGGTACAATGTATGGAAGTTTTACGAACGTTTAAAGCTTTAGGGTACGATAATAATCACACCATAAGAGTTGTACTTTACGCCAACAGTGAAAATGGCGGAATGGGTCGTGAAACGTATGCAATGAGCGTAAAAAAGAAAGAAGAAAAGCATATTCTGGCTTTAGGAAGTGATTCCGGAGGATATTCTCCGAGAGGTTTTTCTTTAGATATGTCACCACAGAGAAGAAGGCTTATTTTCGAATGGAAAAATTACTTTTTACCTTACGGAATCTATGATTTCGACCAAACTTATGCAATTCAGGATATTGCACCCTTGAAAAAATTAGATATTCCTTTGGTAGAAATGGTGGTCGATACGCAACGTTATTTCGATTATCATCACTCTGAAAAAGATACTTTCGATAAAGTCAACAAAAGAGAATTATTGCTTGGAACAGTTGCGATGACTCAGTTTGTTTTTATGATTGATAAAAACTGGTAGAAAATTACACTTCAAGTTATAAAAATTATTACTCAATAATATTAAAAGCCAAATCAAAAAACTATAATGGAAATCAATCAATTAAACTTAGAATCCGATAAAATAAATAATCCGAAACTTAATGAACTCTATTCTCAGTTTCAGGAAATTTTGCAAAAACTAAACGATAAAAAATTACCTTCTGAAGCGGTACAGTATATTAATGATATTGTTGAGCAAACTAATTCGACAACATTAGAAGATAAAGCGTTGCTGAAATTTTTAAAAGACAAGCAAAATCTCATCATAAAATACTTGGAAAAAGAGCATAAAATTGTTCTTAAAAGCTATTACAAAAAATTATGGTTAGCGGTAGGAATGACGGCTTTCGGCTTACCAATCGGAGTTCTTTTTGGTTTACTGATGAAAAATATGGGATTAATGGCAATAGGATTACCAATTGGTTTAGGTGTCGGAGCTGCAGTAGGTTCTTCAATGGATAAGAAAGCATTGGAAGAAGGAAGACAGATCGATGTAGAGCTGAAATATTAATTTAAAAATCTAAACAAAGGTAACTATGAAAAACATTCTATCAACTGCGATTGTCTTTTTAAGCTTAAACTTATTTGGGCAAACCAAAGAAGATTCTTTACAGTTCAGCAGAATTTCAACAGAAATTTTAAATAAAGGAAAGTCTTACACCGAACTTAGAGATTTAACCAAAAATATAGGCCATAGACTGAGCGGCTCTGAAGCTTACGAAAAATCGGTAAAATGGGCAGAACAAAAGCTGAAAGAAGCCGGAGCTGATAAAGTCTGGCTTCAGGAAGTAATGATTCCGGTTTGGGAAAGAGGAAAAGAATCTTTAAAAATAAAAGCTCAAAATGGGAAATGGAAAACTTTAAAAATGCTTTCTCTTGGAAACTCCGAAGGAACAAAAGGAAAAGATGTTTCGGGAGAAATCATCATGGTAAAATCTTTAGCAGAATACGATAAACTCAATCCGGAAAAGGTGAAAGACAAGATTATTTTCTTTAATTATCCTTTCAGTCAGTCTTATGTTCAGACTTTCAAAGCATACAGCGACGCCGCAGTTTATCGGTCTACAGCAGCAGCTTTAACAGCAAAAAAAGGTGGAAAATTTGCCATTGTAAGATCGCTTTCTTCTGCGTTTGATGATGTACCTCATACCGGAGCGATGAGATATGGGGATTCAGAAAAAATTCCTGCCGTTGCTATTGGAAATACCACTGCAGACGAATTGGAATCGCTTTTAAAATCACAAAAAATTACCGCTAAACTCAATTCAAACTGCGGAATGAAAGCTGAGAAGCTCTCCCACTCTGTGATTGGCGAAATTACAGGAAATAAAGATAAAAGCGTCATTGTTGTTGGCGGACATTTAGATTCTTGGGATGTTGGTGAAGGAGCTCATGACGACGGAGCCGGAATTGTACAGAGCATTGAAGTTTTGAGAACCTTTAAAAATTTAGGCCTGAAAAATAATCACACCATAAGAGTTGTTTGTTTTGCGAATGAAGAAAACGGTGTGAAAGGCGGTCAACAATACGGTAAAACGGTAAAAGAAAATAAAGAAAAACATCTTTTTGCCTTAGAATCTGATGCGGGAGGTTTTTCTCCGAGAGGAATTGCTTTGGAAATGGATGAAGATAAAATCAATCAGATTAAAAGCTGGTCTCCCCTTTTTCTTCCTTACGGAGCTTATGATTTTGACGGAAGATATTCGGGAACAGATATTTATCCTTTAAAAGACATGGGAATTCCTACGGCAGAACTCGTTCCAGATTCTCAGCGATATTTTGATATTCATCATACCGAAGAAGATACTTTTGAAAAAGTCAATCGTCGCGAGTTGTTACTAGGAGCAACAATTATGACGCAAATGATTTACATGATCGATAAAAACTGGTAAAATAAAAACCCGAAAGCAGTTTGTTTTCGGGTTTTCTTTTTTTGATTATTTCAAATCTTCAATAGAGGCTCCGAAGTTAATATGCAAAACATTTCCGTTGGATAAAACCAAAGCCGGAACCGATTTCACACCTGCTTTTTCGGCTTCTTTCACTTTCGATTTTTGTTCTCCTAAATGAATTACTTCTACCTGATTTTCAGGAATTAGGTTTAAAAGATCCTGTTCTGCACTTACGCAAACAGGACAACCTGCATGATAAAAAATTGCTTTTGACATTTTGTTTGTTTTTAAATTAAACGAATTATAATTGATACACTTTGTTGGTAATCGTCGACAAAATTTCTTTCAATTCTGAAGTTTCCACTGTCGTTAATGGTTTTAAAGGACTTCTTAATTGTCCGCCATTTTCTCCTAAAATATTTAATCCTGATTTTATTGCTCTTGGTAAACCTTTAGCTACAATGAATTTCAGCAAATCAACCTGTTTATAAAATAAGTTTTGAGCGGTTTCTAAATCGTTATTTTCAACAGCATTATAAAGTTCAATATTCAATTCAGGAATTAAATTTGGTGCAGCAGTACACCAACCTTTCGCTCCGGCTGCAAAAGCTGCCAATGCCAAAGGATTTGAACCGTTGTAAAAAGCCACCTCTTCGCCCAATTCTTTTCTCAGATAATGCATTCGCTGAATATCACCTGTACTTTCTTTGATCATCGTCACGTTCGGAATTTCCAGCAAGCGTTTCAGCAAAGCAGGAGACATATCTACTCCGCCTGTTGCGGGATTGTTGTATGCCATGATCGGAATCGAAATTTTTGAAGCAACAGAATCATAGTGAGCAACAATTTCATCATCGGTCAGTTTCCAATAACTCATCGGAATAATCATCACGGCATCCGCTCCTGCATTTTCGGCAAATTTTGCATGATGAATTGTTTTTTCAGTCGTAAGACTCGAAACTCCAACCAAAATTGGAACTCTTCCTCCAACCTGCTGAATGGTTGCTTCTGTAATTGCTTCTTTTTCTTCATCAGTCAGATAAGGCAAAACTCCAGTGCTTCCCAAAGGTGCAATTCCGTGTGAGCCAGAAATGACCAATCGCTCCACCAATGTTTTAAATAAAGAAATGTCTACTTTTTCTTCCTCATCAAAAGGAGTTATCGGATAAGCAATTACGCCTTTAAATGGTACTTTATTCATAATTTTTTTGTTTTAAAATGATCAATTGAAATCTCTTCCCTCTTCTTCTCTCAAAGCAACTCCTAGATTCTGAAGCTGTGGTGCATTTTCACAGGCAATATATCTTGCAGGTTCAGTGTCGCTTAAATTTTGATGTTGATGCCACGCCCAAGATGGAATATAAACTGCATCTCCTGCTTCCCACTCTACTTTTTCATCTTCAACTAAGGTCCAGCCTTTTCCTTCCAAAACATATAAAATTGTTTCATAAGTGTGGCGGTGACGGTTTGTTTTTTGTGCTGGTAAAAGCCCACCAATTGTCATACTCACATTTTTACTTGGAAGATCAACGAAGAAAACAGGATGCTTTCTTTCTTCAGAAAACTGGTTATGAACCCCTTCATTTTCTACATTTTTGTGAATTACATGACTTGGTTTTACGAAAGTGGGTCTTGCGAATGTTTGATGAAAATCTTTTGAACTAAATTGTTTTTGTTCAGACTCCTGATCTGTTTTTAATTCTGACATGTTTTTAAATTTTTAATATCCTATTGCATTATTGCATGACAAAAGTATTGTACATTTGGACCATTCTACTGATACAGAATTTATAAAAACAAATAGTCCAGATGTTACGAGATTGGAAATTTCAAATAGAACTGAACAGCCATTCAGAAAAACCAATTTATCTGCAAATAGCCGATGCAATTATGAATGACATTCATTCCGGAAGATTGAAAGCAGGAGATGCTTTACCAGGAAGCCGAAATCTTGCACAGCTTTTAAAAGTCAACAGAAATACTGTTGTAGAAGCATTAAATGTTTTACTGAATGAAGGTTGGTTGATCTCTAAAGAAAGAAAAGGAACTTTTGTTGCCGATATTTTACCTTCTGAACATCAAAGCAGTCGAGATCAAAAAACAGATGAAGCATCTGATTTGAAAAGTAAAAATCATTTTAGAATTCAGTTTGATGACGGTTATCCCGATAGTAAAATTGCACCGATTGAGGAACTGGCAAGAGCGTATCGACAGATTTTCAACCGAAAAGCAAAATGGCAAATGATGGGTTATGGTGATGAATTGGGCGACATAGAATTCAGAAAAACAATTGCGCAAATGCTTAATCATCAAAGAGCAATGCAGGCCAATGAAGAACAGATCTGCATTACAAGAGGAAGTCAGATGGCGATGTATTTAACGGCGCAATGTCTTTTACAGGAAGGAGATTTTGTGATGATAGAAGATCCGGGATACAAACCGGCCTGGAAAACTTTCGAAAACGCCGGAGCAAAACTGTTACCTGTAAATGTCGACAAAGACGGTTTGATCATCGAAGATGTCATTGATCATTTAAAGAAAAATAAAAGAATAAAGGCCATTTATATCACTCCGCATCGGCAATATCCTACAACCGTTACTTTAAGCTTAAAAAGACGTTTAGAATTGATAAAACTTTCCAACGAATATAGTTTTACAATTATTGAAGATGATTATGATAATGAATTTCATTTTGGGTATCGTCCTATTTTGCCTTTATCAAGTTTACAGGAACTTAAAAATTATGTTTACATCGGAACGATGAGCAAAGTGGTTGCTCCTGCTTTAAGGATTGGATATTTGGTTTGTAACGATCATTCATTTATCGAAAAAATAGGAGATCTAAGAAAAATAATTGATGTACAGGGCGACAATATTATGGAACAGGCTGTTTTGCAATTAATAAAAGACGGAACTGTAAAAAGACACATCAAAAAAGCGACGAATTATTATAAAAATAAACGGGATGCTGTTGCTGAATTATTAAACCAACATCTTAAAAATAAAGCAGATTATAACATTCCTGAAGGAGGATTAGCTTTCTGGATAAGCCCTAAAAAAGAGGTTGATTGGTCTGAAATTTCTGAAAATTTAAAATCTAAAGGCATAAAAATTATTCCGCCTGATAATTACAGTTTTGATAAATCTGTCAATGGAATTAGGCTGGGTTATGGTTCTCTTTCAGAAAAAGAATTGGAAGAAAGTATTATTGCTTTAAGCCAGTTTTTGTAGTAAAATGACAAAACAAAAAAGTCCTCAAATTGAGGACTTTTTGTTGAAAAATAGAGTTTAATTATTTCAAATATTCTTTTTTAGCAATCATATAATTTAAAACCTTCCCTTCTCTTTTCACTTTAATGGTGATAGAATTAAGGTCTTTTTCTATACGGTCTTGCAGATATTTACAAACAGATTCCTGGTCAAGATTTTCTAAGCTTATATTGTTCAGGCTCAAAATTTCGTCGTCAAGTTTTAGAGGAAGATCACTTCCGTTAAAAAGCAATACTACTTTTGCTTTATGATCTATAAAACGATATCCAAAACCAAAAGATTCCAGTTTTGAAGGATAATTTTTAATTTTATTTAAATAGATTTTATTGTTTTTCCAATCCATTATAAATCTGAACTTTTTCAGAAATTCGTTTCCAAGAAGACTTGATGATCCGGTAGACACAATTTCCTCTTCAAATTTTTGTTCATCCAAAAGCACTTCATTGGGTTTAAAATAATACGAACTTTCAGGCTTCCCCGCTCCAAATGCTCCAACAGAAGATGTACCATAAGTTTCAACAAACTTTACTTTAGTGTTTTTGAGATCATATTCTTTGTTAGAAATTCTTACCGTCCCTGTAAATCCTGTATCAAAAGTAAGGTCTATCTTTTCATCTAAAATATTAGCTTTTATTACAGGTGTTTTCTGAGGTTTTGGAATAAATGAAAATACGGTTTCGTAGCCTTCTTTAGAAAAATTTGCAAGATCTTTGGTCGCTTCTATTGAGTTTTCTGAATAACTGATTCTCCAGAAAAGTTTGGCCATCTGATTGGCTCCGATAATACCGTCAATTTTAAAACATTCAAACTCAATTCCTTTTAGATCCATCACAATAGCTCCAATATTTTTGAAGGTAATTTGATCAACTTTTATTTCCGGAACTACTGTAAAAATTTGTTCCTGCTTATTTTTTTTGGAATCTGTGACTTTACTGCGGTGTTTTTTCTTAAGATTAAGCTCATTATAAATTGCCGTTGAAATTACTGTCGGAGCGCCAGAATCAAAAAGAAACTGATAGAATTTTCCATTGATATTTACCTTAACGAAAGGCAGTTCGTTTGTATATGTCAGATTAATTTTTT encodes the following:
- a CDS encoding acyl-CoA reductase, whose amino-acid sequence is MNIESRVLGLNKLSAYIKEFLAKNSEYYNENDAEFQQVLKKSEIENPWFTADNQKYALKQWSELLTEENINEWLQHYSPSKTSKKVGLILAGNIPLVGLHDVISVILSNHIPLIKLSSKDKTMLPFLLKKWNEFSEEAINFELVERLENFDAVIATGSNNTARYLEYYFKNHLSIIRKNRTSIAVLKGEETEEELKLLAHDIFQYFGLGCRNVTRIFIPQDFVIDRLFESFLDFKEIINHNKYANNYDYNRAVYLLNQDKFWDNNFVMLKEDAQLFSPLSVINFSRYSSLDEVKDFIAENEENIQCVVAKNELGIDSIQFGEAQNPGLNTYADNIDTMKFLEVI
- a CDS encoding D-2-hydroxyacid dehydrogenase, encoding MRVLANDGISKAGEIALKEAGIELLDNRVAQDHVINFINENNVDVLLVRSATKVRQDLIDACPNLKIIGRGGIGMDNIDVEYAIEKGLYVINTPTASSKSVAELVFAHFFSLARFLHESNRLMPLEGDTHFSAMKKSFSKAYELSGKTLGVIGFGSIGQEVVKMGISLGMKVKVLTRKPRTEVLSLEFFDGQKLNFEITSTNDTEEFLKDTDFISINTPKTDEYIIDTPQFEKMKDGVYIVNTARGGVINEVTLLDFIESGKVAGAALDVFENEPSPELILLMNPNLSLTPHLGGNTIDAQEKIGVELAHQIIEIKKKL
- a CDS encoding thioredoxin family protein, which produces MSKAIFYHAGCPVCVSAEQDLLNLIPENQVEVIHLGEQKSKVKEAEKAGVKSVPALVLSNGNVLHINFGASIEDLK
- the serC gene encoding 3-phosphoserine/phosphohydroxythreonine transaminase; this translates as MSKKHNFSAGPCILPQEVFEKSAEAILDFNGIGLSILEISHRSKDFVAVMDEARAIVKRLMNLGDDYEVLYLGGGASLQFAMVPYNLMKVGGKAAYLDTGTWAAGAIKEAKKVGSVDIVGSSKEENYSFIPKDYKIGAEYDYFHCTSNNTIYGTQMKTFPEVETLMVCDMSSDIFSRQLDFSKFDLIYAGAQKNMGPAGVTLVVVKKEILEKSGRENMPSYFDYSQHIAKESMYNTPPVFPVYASLLTLQYLEKNGGIAAAEARNEAKAKLLYDEIDSNPLFETFCVKEDRSLMNVSFKLIDENKKEEFDAAWKAAGINGLNGHRSLGGYRASMYNALPIESVQVLVDVMKSIK
- a CDS encoding M20/M25/M40 family metallo-hydrolase, producing MKNILSTAIVFLSLNLFGQTKEDSLQFSRISTEILNKGKSYTELRDLTKNIGHRLSGSEAYEKSVKWAEQKLKEAGADKVWLQEVMIPVWERGKESLKIKAQNGKWKTLKMLSLGNSEGTKGKDVSGEIIMVKSLAEYDKLNPEKVKDKIIFFNYPFSQSYVQTFKAYSDAAVYRSTAAALTAKKGGKFAIVRSLSSAFDDVPHTGAMRYGDSEKIPAVAIGNTTADELESLLKSQKITAKLNSNCGMKAEKLSHSVIGEITGNKDKSVIVVGGHLDSWDVGEGAHDDGAGIVQSIEVLRTFKNLGLKNNHTIRVVCFANEENGVKGGQQYGKTVKENKEKHLFALESDAGGFSPRGIALEMDEDKINQIKSWSPLFLPYGAYDFDGRYSGTDIYPLKDMGIPTAELVPDSQRYFDIHHTEEDTFEKVNRRELLLGATIMTQMIYMIDKNW
- a CDS encoding dihydrodipicolinate synthase family protein, which produces MNKVPFKGVIAYPITPFDEEEKVDISLFKTLVERLVISGSHGIAPLGSTGVLPYLTDEEKEAITEATIQQVGGRVPILVGVSSLTTEKTIHHAKFAENAGADAVMIIPMSYWKLTDDEIVAHYDSVASKISIPIMAYNNPATGGVDMSPALLKRLLEIPNVTMIKESTGDIQRMHYLRKELGEEVAFYNGSNPLALAAFAAGAKGWCTAAPNLIPELNIELYNAVENNDLETAQNLFYKQVDLLKFIVAKGLPRAIKSGLNILGENGGQLRSPLKPLTTVETSELKEILSTITNKVYQL
- a CDS encoding 4Fe-4S binding protein encodes the protein MAIKITDECINCGACEPECPNNAIYEGAVDWKASEGTELSGTVTLPSGLTVDADAPQEPVSDDVYFIVTDKCTECKGFHEEPQCAAVCPVDCCVPDEDHVESDEALLNKKAFLHGE
- a CDS encoding DUF1015 domain-containing protein, which codes for MPVFKPFRGIRPHKDHEATFPTHPLDNFTQAEIAEKAQKEKTYINMIKPYVVSKSKDVDRNLRKIRTTFEELLEDKTLVQDSSAYYLYEQIYPNKQIFRGLLGLSSIEDFWNGKIKRHESTIPQRKEKLAHYLDKVNLQAEPVLLTYPSNSKIELLMNHEEKNVPIFNHVDTIGIRHKIWRIDNRLKLQQFKEVIDQIESFYIADGHHRIGSTALHAKRLKEKNKRHNGTEAYNFVYSFIVSNQSIKIHDYNRILSSIGDLSTEDFLKKLEKYFLIHEKDQTPYYPSQKFHISMYLDGKFYSLHVKHDLRSPEMSLDNLDHHILDKYIIKDILNIEDSDSSDQIMYVKGTSNIEGINLLKEKIDNGEGKVGFGIYPVSFNDMIKISDLKLRMPPKCTFIEPKLVTALLMYDMKP
- a CDS encoding M28 family peptidase, translating into MKKILLIIFPLFLSGFLFSQKKTPAKKPKPIAKFNYHEEFKKISDEIFLHGTAYDNLGELTKGIGSRFSATSGYTKATEWAEKNLKEAGAENIWKQEVRVPIWIRGKESLQIKTSSGDWKTIKMLSFGNSEGTKGKDLIADILLVKDVQELVNLRASDAKDKIIFVNYPIDPTVISTVDSYMIAAKSKLISASVIGQKGAKALIIRSLTTASDDIPHAKQVYYEPDDKTRIPAMTIGVRSADELENLLKKTSVKAKINMSAESKGETINHNIIGEIPGKKDSKVIVLGAQLDSWDFAEGAHDDGTGVVQCMEVLRTFKALGYDNNHTIRVVLYANSENGGMGRETYAMSVKKKEEKHILALGSDSGGYSPRGFSLDMSPQRRRLIFEWKNYFLPYGIYDFDQTYAIQDIAPLKKLDIPLVEMVVDTQRYFDYHHSEKDTFDKVNKRELLLGTVAMTQFVFMIDKNW